Proteins encoded in a region of the Clostridium beijerinckii genome:
- a CDS encoding DUF1189 family protein, giving the protein MTNRTNFFIKLITSIYDIKVFSKYAKEGIVRSISYAVLLSFLLGGLKSAFVQYRTYNLDIISFVDQMVAYFSIILFNLLFNCLIVSIVAALFTVFLRMVVKYIALYSLTLYAATLPLIIQIILETANPNIRFDTMFIVGTLTYVILILKYIKDEIIRNYT; this is encoded by the coding sequence ATGACTAATAGAACTAATTTTTTTATAAAGCTTATAACTTCTATATATGACATAAAGGTTTTTTCTAAATATGCGAAAGAAGGAATAGTGCGATCAATCTCATATGCAGTATTACTTAGTTTCTTATTAGGAGGCCTAAAGAGTGCATTTGTTCAATATAGGACTTATAATTTAGATATAATATCTTTCGTAGATCAAATGGTAGCATATTTTTCAATAATACTTTTTAATTTATTGTTTAATTGCTTAATTGTATCAATTGTTGCAGCGCTTTTTACAGTGTTTTTAAGAATGGTAGTCAAATATATAGCTTTATATTCTTTAACCTTGTATGCGGCTACATTGCCATTAATAATACAAATAATATTAGAAACAGCTAATCCTAATATAAGATTTGATACTATGTTTATTGTTGGAACATTAACCTATGTAATATTGATATTAAAGTATATAAAGGATGAAATAATAAGAAACTATACTTAG
- the addA gene encoding helicase-exonuclease AddAB subunit AddA, whose translation MGNTKWTDEQLSAIETRNCNLLVAAAAGSGKTAVLVERIIRIITNEENPVDIDKLLVVTFTNAAAAEMRERIADAISKELENNPRSKNLQRQLTLLNRANITTMHSFCLDVIKNNYHRIDLDPSFRIGDQTEGILIKSEVIEELFEDKYEEEDIEFTNLVEIFSSYKNDNNLKNLVLDLYNFTMSGPWPERWLVNSAEAFNIKQLDELDRTNWVRVLAQSVKIELNGYVKMLEKAIEVTSKTDGLEPYMDSLLMELSYIQNAYESTDNGLEEMFNSLSSIQFSRLKSIKKDKVSDEQSQNTVKKIRDDVKKGISELLNNAYSVNPQQMLRNIQGVYPYIKKLIELVLEFSARFSKRKRERNILDFNDLEHLCLKILSDYDDENNIIPSSIAMNFKEYFDEVLVDEYQDSNNVQETIINLVSRKNDDNPNVFMVGDVKQSIYRFRQAKPELFIEKYNTYDSSNGTNRKIQLYKNFRSRREIIDGVNYIFKEVMSEVVGELEYTYEEALNLGADFKENKLKDTIIGGPIEVNIIDKSYNETVVEDNEEQEEINNVILEGRIVAKRIKELMSKNENEQIFKVLDKESGEYRPLKYRDIVILLRATKNWSDSLLDELSAEGIPVYADTGSGYFESIEIRTIISLLKVIDNPMQDIPVISVMRSPIMGFSAEEISDIRLVNKDNYFYENIKYISEESYHSINESYSDVLIAKCKYFINSVDKWRNKSIYMAIDEFIWYLYMDTAYYGYVGAMPNGVLRQANLKILFQRARQFEKTSFKGLFNFINFINKLIKSSGDMGSAQVLGENEDVVRIMSIHKSKGLEFPVVFLCGLGKNFNLMDLNKSILYHDGLGLGPDFIDIEKRFSTGTLAKESIKKKMKFETLSEEMRILYVACTRAKEKLIMTGTVGNLEKSAEKWLGSASLDYNRISPSEVLKGKSYLDWICMSLCQHRDGSVLSESFGTENLILKDDNSRWKINFWNKGDLIDKTKTEVLEQGEEYELTIINNKPYDNSIYEEVDKILSYKYPFKASTTIKSNISVSDLKRRHAEEDDDTEQLYREKVKVVPKFLQEKKGLTPSEKGTAVHFVMKKIDFNRVSSTEEIKEQLHELFEKELLLSEELKVINPTKILSFFRSDLGKKILELNCSGEKIYREIPFYTEISSLEVDKTLGNIYKDEKIRLQGIIDCFFEYNGDIILIDYKTDYVMEDHEDEFKEKYRKQLDYYSDAIFKLTGKKVKYKYLYSFYLEKEIQVI comes from the coding sequence ATGGGTAATACAAAATGGACTGATGAACAGTTAAGTGCAATTGAAACGAGAAATTGTAATTTACTAGTTGCAGCGGCAGCGGGTTCAGGTAAAACTGCTGTTTTAGTAGAGAGGATTATAAGAATAATTACTAATGAAGAGAATCCGGTTGATATAGATAAGTTATTGGTTGTAACTTTTACTAATGCAGCAGCAGCCGAGATGAGGGAAAGGATCGCAGATGCGATATCAAAGGAATTAGAGAATAATCCTAGGTCTAAAAATCTACAGAGGCAATTAACGCTGTTAAATAGAGCTAATATCACTACAATGCATTCGTTTTGCTTAGATGTAATTAAAAATAATTACCATAGGATTGATCTAGATCCATCATTTAGAATAGGTGATCAGACTGAGGGAATACTAATTAAATCGGAAGTTATTGAAGAACTTTTCGAAGATAAATATGAGGAAGAAGATATTGAGTTCACTAATTTGGTTGAGATATTTAGCAGCTATAAAAATGATAATAATTTAAAAAACTTAGTATTAGATTTATATAACTTTACAATGTCAGGTCCATGGCCTGAAAGGTGGCTTGTTAATAGCGCAGAGGCCTTTAATATTAAACAATTAGATGAATTGGATAGAACTAATTGGGTAAGAGTTTTAGCTCAAAGTGTAAAAATTGAGTTAAATGGGTATGTTAAAATGTTAGAAAAGGCCATTGAGGTTACTAGCAAAACTGATGGATTAGAACCTTATATGGATAGCTTATTAATGGAATTAAGTTATATACAAAATGCTTATGAATCTACTGATAATGGACTTGAGGAAATGTTTAATTCATTATCATCAATACAATTCAGTAGATTAAAATCTATAAAAAAGGATAAGGTTTCAGATGAGCAATCCCAAAATACTGTAAAAAAAATTAGAGATGATGTTAAAAAAGGAATATCTGAATTATTAAATAATGCATATTCAGTAAATCCACAGCAAATGTTAAGGAATATTCAAGGGGTATATCCTTACATAAAAAAATTGATAGAATTAGTTTTAGAATTTAGTGCTAGGTTTAGTAAACGAAAAAGAGAAAGAAATATATTAGATTTTAATGATTTAGAACATTTATGTTTAAAAATATTAAGTGATTATGATGATGAGAATAATATAATTCCATCAAGCATTGCAATGAATTTTAAAGAATATTTCGATGAGGTACTTGTTGATGAGTATCAAGATTCAAATAACGTTCAAGAAACAATAATAAACCTAGTATCCAGAAAAAACGATGATAATCCCAATGTATTTATGGTTGGTGATGTGAAGCAAAGTATATATAGGTTTAGACAAGCAAAACCTGAATTATTCATTGAAAAATATAATACATATGATTCAAGTAATGGAACGAATAGAAAAATTCAATTATATAAAAATTTTAGAAGCCGAAGAGAAATTATAGATGGAGTAAATTACATCTTTAAAGAAGTAATGTCTGAAGTAGTTGGAGAGTTAGAATATACATATGAGGAAGCTTTAAATTTAGGTGCAGACTTTAAGGAAAATAAATTAAAAGATACAATTATTGGAGGCCCTATTGAAGTTAATATAATTGATAAAAGCTATAATGAAACGGTTGTAGAAGATAATGAGGAACAGGAAGAAATAAATAATGTTATTTTAGAAGGTAGAATCGTTGCGAAGAGAATTAAAGAACTAATGTCAAAAAATGAAAATGAACAAATCTTTAAAGTTTTAGATAAGGAATCTGGTGAATATAGGCCATTAAAATATAGGGATATAGTTATTCTACTTAGAGCTACTAAAAACTGGTCAGATTCATTATTAGATGAGTTAAGTGCAGAAGGAATTCCAGTGTATGCAGATACAGGATCTGGTTATTTTGAATCAATTGAAATTAGAACAATAATTTCTCTTTTAAAGGTTATTGATAATCCAATGCAGGACATTCCAGTAATATCAGTAATGAGATCTCCAATTATGGGATTTTCAGCAGAAGAAATAAGTGATATTAGGCTTGTAAACAAAGATAATTATTTTTATGAAAATATAAAATATATAAGTGAAGAATCTTATCATTCAATTAATGAGTCTTATTCTGATGTATTGATAGCTAAATGCAAGTATTTTATTAATTCCGTTGACAAGTGGAGAAATAAATCGATTTATATGGCAATTGATGAATTTATATGGTATTTATATATGGATACTGCTTATTATGGATATGTTGGAGCTATGCCTAATGGAGTACTTAGGCAAGCAAACTTAAAAATACTTTTTCAAAGAGCAAGACAATTTGAGAAAACGAGTTTTAAGGGATTATTTAATTTTATAAATTTTATAAATAAACTTATAAAATCTTCAGGTGACATGGGAAGTGCTCAAGTCTTAGGTGAAAATGAGGATGTAGTAAGAATTATGAGTATCCATAAAAGTAAGGGATTAGAGTTCCCTGTGGTATTCTTATGTGGGTTAGGAAAGAATTTTAATCTTATGGATTTAAATAAAAGCATATTGTACCACGACGGACTAGGACTTGGGCCAGACTTTATAGATATAGAAAAAAGGTTTAGCACAGGAACTTTAGCTAAGGAATCAATAAAGAAAAAGATGAAATTTGAAACATTATCGGAGGAAATGAGAATACTGTATGTAGCATGTACTAGGGCAAAGGAAAAGTTGATTATGACAGGTACAGTAGGAAATCTTGAAAAATCAGCTGAAAAATGGTTAGGATCGGCATCTTTAGATTATAATCGCATATCCCCTTCGGAAGTTTTAAAAGGAAAGTCATATTTAGATTGGATTTGTATGTCACTATGTCAACATAGAGATGGTAGTGTTTTATCAGAAAGTTTTGGAACTGAAAATTTAATATTAAAGGATGATAATTCTAGGTGGAAAATTAATTTTTGGAATAAAGGTGACTTGATTGATAAGACAAAGACAGAGGTGCTAGAACAAGGAGAAGAATATGAGTTAACAATAATAAATAATAAACCATATGATAATTCTATATATGAAGAAGTAGATAAAATATTATCATATAAATATCCATTTAAAGCTTCAACAACAATTAAAAGTAATATTTCAGTTTCAGATTTAAAGAGAAGGCATGCAGAAGAAGATGATGATACTGAACAATTATACAGAGAAAAAGTAAAAGTTGTCCCTAAATTTCTTCAAGAAAAGAAAGGCCTTACTCCTTCAGAAAAAGGTACTGCAGTTCATTTTGTAATGAAAAAAATAGATTTTAATAGAGTATCATCTACGGAGGAAATTAAAGAACAATTACACGAATTATTTGAAAAGGAGCTTTTGCTTAGCGAAGAATTAAAGGTAATTAATCCTACTAAAATACTGAGTTTTTTTAGGTCGGATTTAGGGAAAAAAATTCTTGAGTTAAATTGTAGTGGAGAAAAAATTTATAGGGAAATACCTTTTTATACAGAGATAAGCAGTTTAGAAGTAGATAAAACACTTGGTAATATATATAAGGATGAAAAGATAAGATTACAAGGAATAATTGACTGTTTTTTTGAATATAATGGGGATATTATACTTATAGATTACAAAACGGATTACGTCATGGAAGATCACGAAGATGAATTTAAAGAGAAGTATAGGAAACAATTAGATTATTATAGTGATGCAATATTTAAATTAACAGGTAAAAAGGTTAAATATAAGTACTTATATTCATTTTACTTAGAAAAGGAAATTCAAGTAATATAA
- a CDS encoding L,D-transpeptidase: protein MSINTFYYKKSKTKKLPKRIMYVLALLIVLSSSCFYELYSYNKLLNNFKSDFDNYKFSEANNLLITKQNFNPFKLSMISHDVSKYLRTKINTLSDEIQDKKISSENALIQFKEIKRYNLVNDDDLHEASDSIDLIQDSIKNYNSGINSFNNGQYPEAISFFKKVSALDLNYTDSLIYLDESKSKLKDNLFAYCDNLISNDYYSEAMSKISDNNDLLRDDIDVKEKIADIKEKQQEYLDKNSAIAEASSRALTTNITSKNINTLNIESSTPYLINVSLQDQKTYVYKGKADKWQLVKTFPCSTGISGEDTPPGSFTIKERGDWFFSEEYQEGGKYWTQITGDILFHSVPFAKDKTTVLDYTMNKPSSHGCIRLSIDDAKWIFTNIPRESKIIIK, encoded by the coding sequence TTGAGCATAAATACATTTTATTATAAAAAGTCAAAAACTAAAAAATTACCTAAAAGAATTATGTATGTACTAGCTTTATTAATAGTATTATCTTCTAGCTGCTTTTACGAGTTATACAGTTATAATAAACTTTTAAATAACTTCAAATCAGATTTTGATAATTATAAATTTTCTGAAGCTAATAATTTATTGATAACTAAACAAAACTTTAATCCATTTAAATTATCTATGATTAGTCATGATGTTTCCAAATATCTTAGAACTAAAATTAATACTTTATCAGATGAAATCCAAGATAAGAAAATTTCTTCTGAAAATGCATTAATTCAGTTTAAGGAAATAAAACGTTATAATCTAGTGAATGATGATGATCTACATGAGGCTTCTGATTCAATAGATTTAATTCAAGATTCTATTAAAAATTATAACTCTGGTATTAATTCTTTTAATAATGGACAATATCCAGAGGCAATTTCATTCTTCAAAAAAGTTTCTGCTTTAGATCTTAACTATACAGATTCACTTATATACTTAGATGAATCAAAAAGTAAACTAAAGGATAATTTATTTGCTTACTGCGATAATTTAATTAGCAATGATTACTATAGCGAAGCTATGTCTAAAATTTCAGACAATAATGACCTTTTGCGTGATGACATAGATGTAAAAGAAAAGATAGCAGATATAAAAGAAAAACAACAAGAATACTTAGATAAAAATTCAGCTATTGCTGAAGCTTCATCGCGTGCCTTAACAACCAATATTACATCAAAAAATATTAATACATTAAACATAGAGAGTTCAACACCTTATCTTATAAACGTAAGCCTTCAAGATCAAAAGACTTATGTTTATAAGGGAAAAGCTGATAAATGGCAGTTGGTTAAAACTTTCCCTTGTTCCACTGGAATAAGTGGAGAGGATACACCGCCTGGATCATTTACTATTAAAGAGAGAGGTGATTGGTTCTTTTCAGAAGAATATCAAGAAGGCGGTAAATATTGGACTCAAATTACTGGAGACATTTTATTTCATTCAGTTCCATTTGCTAAAGACAAAACTACAGTTCTAGATTATACAATGAATAAACCTTCTTCTCATGGTTGTATTAGACTCTCTATAGATGATGCCAAATGGATCTTTACTAACATACCTAGGGAAAGTAAAATTATAATAAAATAA
- a CDS encoding sensor histidine kinase, with amino-acid sequence MVEVNILKDNQIDRENILNSNDLIKLSKDELISKLINLSESKKNQEDFILNISHDLRSPLNIILSVLQCYKDDYKDIKKYGKCQDHMDVIKRNSYKILKLVNNLIDTTKLEKNHYSIKRENLDVINLIEWNISSIDKYAKQKEISLVFDTNVEECIMAVDPEAIDRIIMNLISNAIKFSPKGSNIYINAWKSINQLTISVRDEGIGIPKEEQNTIFNRFVQSSRNKKSENSGSGIGLDLVRYLTQAHNGSIELKSEENAGCEFIIKLPIERLQDDENNRDKCLNIKSKVEVLEVEFSDIYL; translated from the coding sequence ATGGTTGAGGTTAATATTTTGAAAGATAATCAGATTGATAGGGAGAATATATTAAATAGTAATGATCTTATTAAGTTATCGAAAGATGAATTAATTAGCAAACTTATTAATTTATCAGAATCTAAGAAAAATCAAGAAGATTTTATTTTGAATATTTCACATGATTTAAGATCACCATTAAATATAATTTTAAGTGTTTTACAATGTTACAAGGATGATTATAAAGATATCAAGAAGTATGGTAAATGCCAGGATCACATGGATGTTATAAAAAGAAATTCATATAAAATATTAAAACTTGTAAACAATCTAATAGATACAACAAAATTAGAAAAAAATCATTATAGTATTAAAAGAGAGAACTTAGATGTAATTAATTTAATAGAGTGGAATATATCTTCTATAGATAAATATGCTAAGCAGAAGGAGATTTCTTTAGTTTTTGATACAAATGTTGAAGAGTGTATAATGGCAGTCGACCCAGAAGCAATAGATAGAATAATAATGAATTTAATTTCTAATGCAATAAAGTTTTCGCCAAAAGGAAGCAATATATATATAAATGCATGGAAAAGTATAAATCAATTAACCATTTCGGTAAGAGATGAAGGAATTGGAATACCCAAGGAAGAGCAAAATACAATTTTTAATAGATTTGTTCAATCTTCAAGAAATAAAAAATCTGAGAATTCGGGGAGCGGGATAGGTCTTGATTTAGTTAGATACTTAACTCAAGCTCACAATGGTAGTATCGAATTGAAAAGTGAAGAGAATGCTGGGTGTGAATTTATAATTAAGCTACCAATAGAAAGATTACAGGATGATGAAAATAATAGGGATAAATGCTTAAACATTAAAAGTAAGGTGGAAGTTCTTGAGGTAGAGTTTTCTGATATATATTTGTAG
- a CDS encoding phosphatidylserine decarboxylase: MIQVYNRTTKSYEEELIAGKKYIEWTYESPVGKTITELIAKKKLFSKLYGKYCDTKLSKSKISPFVNSFNIDMTMSKKKINEFNSFNDFFTRELNFDARPITSDNNILISPGDGRITAYEDIDLDNIIQIKGLTYSLKELINDDNVASKYKNGICVVLRLCPTDYHRFHFIDSGIPYENHHIKGHYYSVNPIALKSVPKLFCENKREWSLFKSDNFKDVLHIEVGATCVGSIIQTYSPRVRVKKGDEKGYFKFGGSTTILFFEQGSIEIDADIIEQSKLGFECKVLFGENIGTKIL, translated from the coding sequence ATGATTCAAGTATATAATAGAACTACAAAATCTTATGAAGAAGAACTTATCGCTGGAAAGAAATATATAGAATGGACCTATGAATCACCAGTTGGTAAAACCATTACTGAACTTATCGCAAAGAAAAAACTATTTTCTAAGTTATATGGGAAGTATTGTGATACAAAGCTAAGCAAATCCAAAATTTCACCATTTGTAAATAGCTTTAATATTGATATGACTATGTCGAAGAAGAAAATTAATGAATTTAACTCTTTCAATGATTTCTTTACAAGAGAATTAAATTTTGATGCTAGACCAATAACTTCAGATAATAATATATTAATCTCTCCAGGAGATGGAAGAATAACTGCTTATGAGGATATTGACTTAGATAATATAATTCAAATTAAGGGATTAACTTATAGTTTAAAAGAGTTAATTAATGATGATAATGTAGCTAGTAAATATAAAAATGGAATATGCGTTGTATTACGATTATGCCCTACTGATTATCATAGATTTCACTTTATAGATTCTGGTATTCCATATGAAAATCATCATATAAAAGGACACTATTATTCTGTAAATCCAATAGCTTTAAAATCTGTTCCTAAACTTTTTTGTGAAAACAAAAGAGAATGGTCTTTATTCAAATCAGATAACTTTAAAGATGTACTTCATATAGAGGTTGGTGCTACATGTGTAGGTTCAATAATTCAAACTTATTCTCCTAGAGTTAGAGTAAAAAAAGGTGATGAAAAAGGCTATTTTAAATTTGGGGGATCTACAACTATACTATTCTTTGAACAAGGGTCTATAGAAATAGACGCCGATATTATAGAACAATCTAAATTAGGCTTTGAGTGTAAAGTTTTATTTGGTGAAAATATTGGTACTAAAATTTTATAA
- a CDS encoding TetR/AcrR family transcriptional regulator, protein MNKTKNLIFKSAIKIFSESGYRGATMDDIAANAGLVKGTLYYHFKSKEEIFNFIVEEGLQILQNQVIEVQNMNIGPIEKLIKICRIQLTFLYGYTDFFKIVMSQLWGTEHRQNELRHKIRKYINEIEINIRTSMEIGEIKKGDVELIAFQFFGSLCSSAIYESIHIEKINLEDIIESTIKFTLNGLGIDINRYI, encoded by the coding sequence ATGAACAAAACAAAGAACTTGATTTTTAAATCTGCAATAAAAATATTTTCTGAATCTGGATACAGAGGTGCTACTATGGATGATATAGCTGCCAATGCTGGACTTGTAAAGGGGACATTATACTATCATTTTAAGAGTAAAGAGGAAATATTTAATTTCATTGTTGAGGAGGGATTGCAAATATTACAAAATCAAGTTATTGAAGTTCAGAATATGAATATAGGTCCTATTGAAAAATTAATAAAAATATGTAGAATACAATTAACATTTTTATATGGGTATACAGATTTTTTTAAAATAGTAATGAGTCAGTTGTGGGGGACTGAGCATAGACAGAATGAATTGCGTCATAAGATACGAAAGTATATAAATGAAATTGAAATTAATATAAGAACTTCAATGGAAATTGGGGAAATTAAAAAAGGAGATGTAGAACTTATTGCATTCCAATTTTTTGGATCACTATGTTCATCTGCAATATATGAATCTATACATATAGAGAAGATAAATTTAGAAGATATTATAGAGAGTACTATTAAGTTTACATTGAATGGATTAGGAATAGATATAAATAGATATATTTAA